The nucleotide sequence ttaaaataCAGGTTTGTACTTACCtatcaataaatattataaatgttatttatcTTTAACAGGCGATGTTTGTATTTACCTACATAGTAATATCTTATATTCtataattgtatttatttatcttatttTATCCCATTAAAGCGCAAATTGATCACCAATATTGAGGTCTTCCATAGCATAATTTTAATACCCATTTGCAATATAAATCCCAtaacaaacaacaaaatctGATACAATTATAAACCTAATAAAAACTATTTGACGACCAACAAGCGAATGAATTTGCCTGTCTAATAAAACCAATGGAAGCTTTTGAATGAATTTAAAAACAggttaaaatgaaaataatgtAGCTTACTAAAATTATTCATGGAGctataaattaaattggtttCAGCaaattaagaacattttttgCTCAGTGCACACACTCGCTCGTCAGCTTTAATGCACTGGGGccccaaaaagtatgctacgCCTTTTGATACGTTATGCAGATCCTTGGCAGAGCGCCGCCGACAGCTTAGCAGTGCGCCTTCAATCATTCAACTTCAGCCTCGGCTTCTGCCGCACCTCTGCCGCACCTCTGCCGCCAACTTGACTCGGCGTTGCCAATCAAGGAAATTGCGTGCTCACATGTTAAACGGGTCGGATGAGGGGTGCCAAAACAGGACAAATGGGTGGGCatggaaaaaaaataacaGCAAACAGTGGGCTAAGCGCTTTTCGGCCATTTACTATCGACTTTAATTAATATTTGCTTGCCAAACTGCATGGCTTTCAGCAGCGACTATTAGCCGGGGCAAACAGTTTTAACAGCTTTTGCGGATGTTTTGACTTTTAGTCCATCGGGGCACATCAAAAAACTTGACTCGAGCGCAAGTCAAACGGAgggcaaataaacaaaatatgtTGCAAAAGCGTTAGCAAATTTCATCGCTGGCCaaatattatttcatttttaatattttctgaCCGACGCAAGGAAAACAAGGTTGCAGTAGATTGAAATCCAAGAGCCGAAAACTAAGAACCAAGAACCAGAACAAGAGCCCGACTGAACCTGGCTAAAATCCACACCAGGAAGTGCTATACACAGGCAATGCCAACAGGCAACAACagaaacaactacaacaacGGCAACATGAGTCGAAATTGTAGTTGTACAAACACGTCAGCTTTTAAATTACTTGGCCTAAAGGTAAATTGAGCGGAAGTTAAAATGTTGGAAAAACAGCACGAAAAAAGCAAAACCAAAAACACGGCGAGCTGGTCGCTGGGTGGTACAATGGGTGGTTTCCATGGGTGGGTGGGTGTGTGTATTTTCCCTGTGGGTGGTGTAACGGAATACAGTGGCAGTTAAGTGGAGGAAAAAGGGGAGATGGGCGGTGGTATGGTGTCCataacaacagcaacaagacCGCCGAGTTCGTGGAGTGAAAAAGGCGGCACACGGCAAATTTGCCGGGAGTAAACGCAAGAATAATAACAACCGAAAGCAAGTTTTTCGGCTCAAGTTGTTGTTTTGCAGTGCTCTATTCGACTGCTATGAAATTCAGTGGCATACAGAACGTAATTTCAACTAAACGAACcgacaaacaaaaacaaacagagCCAACGAACGAAACAGCAgcgaaatattattttagctCACTTGCATCCTTCCTGCAGCCTTGCGGCCACCAGGAGATTCCTGTTCCATGGCATGGCATGGTACACCTATACCACCTCCTATGCATTCATATGCCGGCGGGATAAGTTGGCGAAATTGtgcaataataaaatatttgcaatGTACTCGAAGCGCGGCGGCTGCAGTGGCAAAACGCCAGCGACAGCGACAGCGGGCTGGCAACTGCATTTTCATAAAGTGCAGCTCATAATAAAGCCGCGGGTGGATGTGGCCGTGGATCTGGATGGTTCCAGGGGCTGGGTGCTTGGTTTTACACCCCCTCGGGGTCCAAATAAAAAGCACAAATAAATatgagcagcagcagcagcagcggcagcagcaacaagccgaaccaaaacaaacaacaatGGCCAGGACCGTCGAGCAGGAAGGCCAAAACAAAAGCTGAAACAGCCAGAACAGAACTGGGcaggaaaaaaaacaaaacaatacaAAAGGCGAtgcaaaaaatataataaagcCCGCGAAAATATTTGCAGCGGGCATTGAGAAATGTTGCGCAATAAAAATTGCATTTTTATGCTGATGTTTGAATTTCGCATGCAAATGAAAAACGAACAGTGCCAACCGAAAAATAACACTCGCCATTCGTGGCTCCAACGGAAGGCTCGACCTTTGGGTTACCCGATATCGGGACAAGGTCTCAACACCATCTAATGAGTGGGAAAATGACAAAACACCAGCAATATGCTTATCGCAATCATAATGTCAAAGGTCTCTTTTTTATGATCTCAACTGTCAGTCATGATATGTCTATCGTAAATGGATTCAATTATGCCATTTGACCTGGACAATAGCAAAAGTCTAAATATTATATGACTTGCCAAATGGTTTTAAAaaggttttctttttttcaatttatttaattgctaTCAGAATTGTGTACAAAACTATAATTTGAATAGGATCTGTCAGTCATGATATGTCTATGGCAAATGAATAAAATTATGCCATATTCAcaaggaaaaattaaaaatcaaaatattatACGACTAGCAAATGGCTTTATTTTAAGGActgttttttttgtatttgtattgatttgatatgatttttatttgtattttgtatggGGTTAGAGTTGTGTACAATATTATGACTAGCATTGGAGTTATCAGTCATGATAGGTCTATCGAAAGTTTATACCATTTTGTTATGGAAAAAATTGCAAATCTAAAaggcttcattttaatttatgctttttgaaatttgcttagatttattttttatttttttaggtTGTTAGAATTGTGTACAAAAAGAAGACTAGCAATAAAAGTGTTAGTCATGATACATTTATCGcagataaataaaataatgcCACTTTGACAAGGAAAAACTCAAAAATCTAAACATTGTAGTCAAGCAAATGGCTTTGTTATTAATGgtttattttctaaaattcgttaggatttttatttttttttttatggtgTTAGAATTAGCATAGGAACTGATAGAAGTTGCTGTCAGGGAAATtaaactcaaaatcattttaacAAATCTAatcaaaaatttcatttacCAGAACGCAAAGTTCACTTAAGTGTTCAATGAAAAGTCTGGAATGGTGAAGTTCGtatttacttaaataaaaacaagcagaaaatttaaatcgaaattaaaatgtttacatATATGTCTGAAATTGGCTGCTGTGCTGGGCAAATAAGATCTTTTTATATGATAGGATAAAGCATAAAATACTTGATCCATTTGAAGTATTTTCTCCAACGGGCGGCCATCAAAAGTGAATGCCAGCATGCTCAATTGCAGTTTTGCGGGCAAATGGAGTGGATTTAATATGCCTTTGATACCCTCTGTCTGTCGTGTTGCATAGACAACAAAATGGTctggaaataaaaaaatgggGGAGCTGCAAGTGGGCTAGGAATCTAGGGGCAGGAAGTGGCGCTACCGCTGCCGTAGCCCCGCTTTTCCTCCCCTTCCAGGGTTTCGCGGattttcccgcttttccccCGGATTTTCCCAGGCTTTTGCCCCCCGCCTTTTCCCTCTACTTTCTCTCCTACTTTCTCCCCACTTACCCACCGGCTTAGCTGAGACTTTGCGCCCACGCTCCACGTGTTTATGACTTTGAATTGCAACTTCATCCGCCGTGTGGGCCGCCCTagtccttcgtccttcgtcctgctGCAGTTGTTGTTGCATTTCCCGctgcctttgttgttgctgctgctatTACCGTGTGCCGTTCGCTGTCGGTTGCAATGATGGCGGCGCATAGCGCGCATTGTGACGCGAAATGGCGTCGAGTTGAATAATCCAACATGGCGTTTTGTGCCGCCAACGCCGAGAGCAGTGCACTAGTATTTGTGTTCCCGGCCCCCcgtgtgtttgtgtttgtgtgcgCCGTTTGTGTGTTGTCTGTTTCCGGCAGCCGGATAAAAAACTTGGCGTTAAAGTGTTAATATTTTGAGTTTTGAGAGCGGACTGGCAGGACATGCAAATGCTGTACAACAACGTCTGagaatatatacatacatacaccatataaatgtatatgGTAGCGATGAGGAGGGGTCACCGGAGGAGCACCATAGAGCTGTTTCAGCTGTTTCCCTCGACGCTGACACTTGTTCAATTCAAATAGCACGCCAGAGCCCCGACATTGATGTCCTGGCACGGCATTCCGccgcttttccgcttttcGGGCCTAGCTCCGTCCGGAATCGCTTCGTTTTTGGTATGGAATCGGTGGGGAATCGGTGGGGAATCGCTGTGGAATGGAAAGCAATGGAATGGCGTGCCCGGCGAGCCGCATTTAtgttatctttaatttttcacaACCAAATTGGCCGTGGGAGTGCAGTTCGAATTGCCAGACAACaagcatatttatttatattgcCACGCCGCTCGACCCCAATGCGAACTGTCATGAAGTTACAGGCCAGTTGAGGCACTTCAGTTGCCACGAAATGGGAGAAATTCTGCCGGGCTGGGGAGAGATCAAGTCGAAACATTCGGGGACTTGGAGAGGCGCTGTCAATTTAATGagattttctaaaataaaagtgAAGGCAGACTGTAGAAAAAATTGTATAGTAATGTtactttgattttaaaatattatatttcatatttaaataatacgGAAACAAAATAATGTATGGTAAACATAAATCATTAAAGTTCCTTGACTTAATATGAAAGTAGCTGCATTAAGTTTAAAAATCTTCCATACGACTTAAATTTACTTTAAGCATTAGGTCATATTTCTACAACTACATATTAATTTCCTATTTTAAACAACTTATAAAATCCAGTAACAAGCTTAAatgaaaatagttttcaattaaatttccATGTTTAAAATATTAGAAACAGAAACTAATAAAAACCATAGCAAAAAGGATTTAACTGAGTATGAAATGGAGGGAATATAGTCCATCCttactttattatttaagtttaGATTTAAGCAGATATAAGCATGTATATATACCATAATGTTGTAGTAATTATAAGCCTGTAAGcaatcaaatatttaataccaatcacattataaatatatattccaatttaataaaaatatgaaactttttaaaactaaatattCTTATTTTTGCGTTATATTGGGAAGGGTAAtcaatttcatttaatttattccttttaaaataagtttaaaaTGTTCTTCCTTTGAACACAAACGTAGACAAAATCAATCACAAAGTGTTATCATATTGAGAGCAAAATGTTctgaaaaaaaagaacaaaaaaacctTTTTATATACTAATTAATCCAAACATGTTCTTAAGTTAAGACCAAAATCAATTTGAAATGGCACGAATTCAACTCATTTCACTTTTCTGGTTCCTGCCATTTGCATTAATTATTAAACCTCAACCAATGGAAATATGAATTTTCAGGCCATTAAGTTAAGTTACGCAATTTTGGGAAGTATAAACATTTTCCTGAGATGCTGATAAATTAATTTCGACATGCCTTCATAAAATTATTAGATATTCTGCCAGGGTTTTACCTGATATTGAAACCTAATGCAGCCAGAATACCACCTTTGCAGGTATGTAAATTTGACTTATGCCAATTGGCAAATGCCGCATTACCCTCGGCTTGGCTCTGAACCAATGTTTGGCCAGCGCCCATTTGATGAGCACCGAGGGCTCACGGCAGAGCGGTCACAATTGATGTCTTGGCCAATTAATCAGGCGGGCAATGCATTTCGTGGTCAGTTTGCCCGAGTGCCGCCAATTAGACCGCTGCGGTAAGTGTTCGCTTAGCTGGAAAGTGCCGGCCAAATGGAAATGCTCATACCATGAATACTGAATGACAAATAAGGCGGCCAGCACAATCATCATCTTcatcatcattatcattatcatcatcatATATGGCGCCCAATTAAATGGTGCCTTTTCTTTGTCGGTTTATCGCTGATTGGCCGGTGTAAATTTCAGTTTtacttaaaaattaattatcaGCAGGCTGGGATCGGCTTGTTGATTTTGCCAGACGGACGGATGGACGGATGGTCGGTCGTGTCACATTAAGCATACGCAGTGTGTGCGCAGCGCATAACTGCCGGCAAGCCAAGCAATCAAGCGAACTGCCACTAAAGCCCCGCATCCTCCGCAAAATCCCTCCCAGCAGCCGACGAACCAATTCCAGAGTCCGGCCAACAACTTGCAACTGCAAAAAAAACTGAACAGAAAAAGCAGGAAAAAACAGCTCGCGAATTGTCAGGCTGGCGTTTAAAACCAGTTCGCATCAATTTAAGCGGACATATGCTTAACTTTACTTGCGGTGATTTTTCAACTTGGCCCGCAGAGTTGCAGTTGCAGGTAGTAGTTACCTGAATATTTTCCCCCATCGTGGACTGGAGTGCTTTGCACATTGACAGCGTTAAttaacttttaatttaatttcgcGTAAATGAGTTTTTACTGTCAGCGCGCGTTGCTTTATTTAAGCTGACAAAAAACGCAATTTGCAATGCAAGAGTTTTTCGATGGGGGGAGGGGGGTACACAGGCGATCGAGCGAGCATGCTTTTAAGCGCGGTTTTCAAATGTGGCTGTGATGTCGTCAGCCAGTGTCAATTTATGCCGCCAAAGTGAAAATCCAAACTGAAAGATTTATGCAGGCACTGGCACACAAACGCACAAGCACACACTGTGTgccatatattttatttatattttttcgcTGGCAAATGTGATTTATACGAAAAATCTCAGCAAcaacacacgcacacacacacacacggctGCTGTGTGTGAAATATTTTGCAGCGTTTGAgctttttaaattcaatttccAGTCGGAGTGAGAGTTGCAGATGCATGGCGAGACGcggattcagattcagatgtggactcggattcggattcggattcagATGCCGATGGCAATGTCGATGGGTTGTCGAGGCCAGCCGTTGCATAAATAAGCGCTTTAGACCACTGTGCAGCAAGGAGGTGGGGGGGAGGCAGGGGCAGTGCTGTTTCGGTGGCACAGAAGGTGTGTGTTTTATTAATTGCCAGCGCCAATGCCGCAGTCGCCGCAGCAGCCGCGGCCAGGAGAAATATGCGAGCAATGCACGCATGCGGTTCCCTCAGTTTTTCCACCCCTCCCACTTTTTCCCACTCCCCCCTGAATTTTCCTCGCTTTTCACccaccaaccaaccaaccaaccgagTGCCGAGTGGCCAGTCGCACGTTATATCGTTAATGAAAACTGATTCTAGTGTCATTAACGTGCGAGCTCTCCAGACCAATTCGAGTGCAACGCGAGCAGTATCTTTCTGCGTCCTTGGGGCATCGCTGCCACCTCGCCACCTCGTCACCTCGCCACCAGGACaggctcctcctcctcctgctgctcctcctcctgctcctccacTCCATTGCCAGCGGGCACGACGAGTCATTTAAACTGATGCGTCGCCAACTGAGTGAGCAACTGATTGCGTCCTGCCACTCCACTGTCTGCAGTCCGCAGTCCACAGTCCACAGTCCATAGTCCTCAGTCCACTGTCCTCTTCCGATCCccatcaccatcaccatcaccatcagCATATCCCCCCGGCGGCATTGTCCCCCTCGTTACTGAACCCGCTGACGACTTAATGACAGTCATACAAAATACGACAACGGTGCGAAAATTGCAAGGCTTGCCATCAACGCTGCAACGCTGCTCCCGATGATTACCTTTTAATgcaaatataaaaatgaaagAACAACATAAAGCGATTGGAAGCCAAGGAGTCGAGTCGAAAATGCTCTGGTTATAAACCAGGGAAATTAGTAAGCACTTCAGGTGGATTGTCTTAAAGGTATTACAAAGCCAAAGAAAGCACAAAACGAAttaaaggtataaaaaaaaacatacaaTATATGGTTAAAACTGCCTAGATTAAAAAAGAGTAACCGAAGCAccattttatatatttcttctTTACTTAAGAAATattcgaaatattttaatggttgctaatttattttttgttatattttattttaagtttatCAGTCATTAAAAGTTATCTAAAAAGATggtaaatattatatattatattactaTATATCAATAAtgaaatttacatattttaaagctACCCAAAAATCATAAgcaatatattattaaaattccAGTAagttcttatttatttaaaaaaaagtgttcctaaataaatatcatagttcataataaatatttaccaagTTACCTAGAAAGATGGTACATAATTTTAAGCaataataaaactaaaatattttgaagCTTCCCAAAAAgcatatttaatatattattaaattgtaattaaattaaatttgtttatttaataaaatctgTGTCTCCAAGTAAATGtcataatttataaaaaatatttcagaaataatatttaatgtatgctaaatgattatatattaaaaatcaatataAAGATTATAGTTCTTTGAAAATATCCAAGAAATATTTCACAAAGATGTTACTGACATGTTTAGtgatacaaattatttaacactaccttaaaaaattttagcctcaccaaaattaaaaatatttacaaaaaaattttccaagAAATTTGTAAATGATAAATGGTTAAGAATTGTATAGtataaatcaaaataaagGCTATAATTCATTGAAAATGTGTAATAATTGTTTCCCAAAAGGATAATTGGCATATTGAGTGATTAAGATTATTAAAAACTACCTCTAAAAGTGTTAAACTTACCATAAATGTTTCATGGACTCTGGCGTTACAGACATGCAAGCCTGGAGAAGAACATGCGCAATTACCTGGCTGCCTTTCGAACATGAATGATTCAATAATTGTTTTGATTCCTGCTGTTTGATTCGATTGACAAGGGCAAGCCGCCTGCTTGAGTCGGACACGCCCGCTAATAAGCAGGGTATAATCAAACGCGATGGCAGTAGCAAAAACAAAGGCAGCCGTCCGACAAGCtgacaaaaaaataaaaaacaagtgaAACAGAGCGGCCCGAAGGGGAATCGCGGCATCGGGGATCTGGACAGAGCTTCACTGCCATGGCATGGCATGTGTAAATGACgcttaaaattgaaaaattaaatgagAAATTATTATGTGTGGCAGCGGGGAGAAGGAGCGGCCAGGAGGAGGAGCCgccaggaggaggaggattCAGGGATTCAGGGCATCCTGGCTGCCCAAGCCCACTGGGACATGTGCGTTAATGTGCGAGTGTGAGACGGCGCAGTgtcattaaattaatttgtcaaatatgtataaaataataaattaccTTTTTGTCAGTTACTCGTTTATTAATTTGTACATGGCAACAACTTTTCGGCGCTGTGCGAAAAAAGGAGCAAACGGTGAAAAAAACACAGGACGCGCCAGTGTCCAGAAGTCAACTAGCATAAAAAATTATGATGTGTAAAAAGTAAACACACGCGCGCGCGGCACAGAAAAACTGTGTGGAAAATGGGCGGAAAAGCGGTGAGTGTGATGATGGAGGTGGAAAAATTGGACAAATTGCCTGGCTGCTCATCGTGTATCGTTTAATAGAAACGACCAACGCCAACCATACATATATGGTACATCCATATATACTATACGGTCACATGTTTTCGGGGCATTTTTATTTCACAGCTCCACTGGCCAAAAGTTGAATGATTTATGATTTATTCAATGCAACGGCCAAAACGAGGCAAACGAAGTGGCTTGTGTGACTCGCTGTCTGTCtgttaaattattttttaatgtgtctattaaaaaatacaacagcTGCATCAACAACTGCAGCAACAACTAGATCAACCGTAGGACTATGCGGTGGGTGCAGGTATCTGGTATCTGGATAGGATCGAATCGGGGATTTGGCGCCGGCATTAACATGGAACCAATATAAATGGCATGCCAAATTGTAGTGGATGAACAAATTTGCCGCCTCATATGCGAAAGCGGCAATAAAAACTTGTGGAGCCAAAGCCGAATGCGATTTGGTGGGgcatttgttttaaattaccCTGGCGTGTAAGTGATGAACTGGTGTTGGTCTGGCCAGTGGTATAACAGCAAATTGAGCAGTCGgcataaaaaaacaaacaaactgGGCCGTTTTCGGTATTTTTTGCGGCCCAACCaacttacaaaaaaaaagaactgGAGCATTGAACTCGCCCTCGCCAAGGGATTTTCtcccccccaaaaaaaaaaatcatgatGAGCCATAAAACTATTGCAGTTATTTGGAGTAGATTGCACGGGCGGCGGCGATACAGAGATACTTATGGGATAAGGTGGCCCCCACACGGAATAAATATTTTCGTAAGCGGCCAAAAGGCGATTGCAATTCAGGCCAAAGCTCCGCTAATGCCAACTTATCCAGTTCCTATCATAAATACGGGTTTGTGGGACGGTGGTTTTCCTGCTTTCGAACTTAGGAACTCTGTAAATAAATGGTGAACGTGGGTAACTATTTTTTATCTGAGCATAAAGAATAGATACAATaccatataataaaaaatatgatttcattttatttatgaaaAGCGTCGCGGCACTCGATAGCGATCATCAGGAGACAAATCCACTTGATAATAGTTGTACACAACGaaagagaaaataaaataaagtgcTAGGGTACAGAAAAGTAAAGATATACATTACAAATATGTTTAAGTATGCAAAACTCACCTAAAGGTATTATTAACCACTGTAGAAAGAAAATACCTATACCACAGAAGACTATGGATGAGCAAACCAGACATCGAAAACCCTGCATACAAAATAAGGTCattcaatatttaaataaacaaagaaCCAAGTAAACCTTCAGGACACCAATCAAGAGCATGAAACCAGATATTATAAAGGTTGCTCCACATATGCATCCAACAACAAGTACTGCAACTGGCAGCTTTTCCCTTCTTACAAAGTCCATCACAAGAgctatattaaataaatttatatgatttataaggaaattcAAAATTCATCCAATATTTCACATTTAAGTAGCTCGATAACATATTTTATAGAATCTTCTACGTCTTAAATGATTACTCACGAATAAAAGCTATTCCCACCACTATATTGATGCATGCCCAGAAAATGCAGGCCCTGTACTTGGTGcaaatgttaaattttttcaaaatatttaacttcttgcacattttatttacaaattcAAATAATGATACACAACTTTTGACACAAAAGGAAAATGCGTTATCTGTAAAATGTAtctttataactttaaatgtttctaaaatttaaaacatcCTTAGTATGGCTGCATAGTAAAAACTAAAATCCAATTCCAATAAATACCCAATGGCACTTGCACCTGCTACATTGTGACAAAATTACCATACGAAAGGTGACCCGTTCGGAGACTTTGATACATTTTCCCCCATCTGTGGACATGGGTAAAAGTAAGCACATAATGTCAATCAATTGCAGCATTAAACTTTCCCCATTTAGTTTTCCGTTGAAGCGTGGAAAGTGAACCCGGCACCGCTGCTGAACCCGAAACCCTTCCATTTTTGTCCACCTGTCCACCTGTTAACTAATCAAATAACTGAAGCGACACGAAAATACCCAAATGTGGTCATGTCAATGGTTTCGGCCGCCGGCGCTGACAGTGTCCAAATCCAATGCAAACAAAAGTGCAAATGAGTTCGAGAGTGCGACGCTAAAATGTTTGCCCAAGCCAAAATGTTAATGGTAATGACAGCTCCGAGAATTCGTTAACGAAGTACGGGCACGTACATATATGGTTCCGGGTTCCCCAGTTTCCCAGTTTCCCAATTTCCCATTTCCCTTTGCCCATCCCAAATCCTGATTTGAAGCCCCCGGATGCCCGTGTCTATTACAATTTCCATCAGTGTGCATCAGAGCACCCAAAGGCCAACAAATGCCATTAAAAATTGCCACGTGAAATGTTTTCATAGGCCGTCGCGTTCTCTTCGGccaactaaattaaaatatttacggGTAGATCTGCATGTATCCCAATTATATGCTACCCAAAATATGATAGTTAGATGGCCAGACCGAAAACCAAACCAAAACCGAACTAAAACCGCAACGAAGAAGACGGGGCCCCGGCTAAATCCCATAATTAAGCTTGTATGCATGTCCTAGTCGACGTTGTCCTAGTCGTCCTTTTTGCGTGCATGTGATGTATTAATTTAGAGAAAACCACCGCCCACCCACTCGACCGCGCCGGGGCAAAAACAACTGCCACATGGTCGACAATGGCAACCGGCAACCGGCAACGGCCACAATTACACCTACAGGAAGGCAGAGAGTACAGGACAATGGACCCCCGGTTTGGGAGTGGGTTTTTCGGGTTCCCAGGGATCTGAGGATCTGGGGGTTTGGGAGCAGTAGCagtagcagcagcaacagcaaaacTATTTCACAGCTAAAAATGCTGTTATGCGTTTATATTAACACGGATGTgcccgcacacacacacacctccGGATGTCCTGACACCCACTATATAGTAAAGTCCTGGAGCACGAGGACACGTAGAAAGGTAGCCAGCATACATTAGCAGGCACGTAGGATGCAAACTAACTGTGCCATTGGACTAGAAATAGTATCAGCGATAGGAATCATATGCGGCAGCGCCGAAAATGCAGACCTAGCCCAGACCAGGACCTCCTCGACCCCCTTTGCTTTCCCCACCCACCAGGATACACCTCATTTATCCCATACAGCCATGGGGAACCATCTGCGGGGGCTGCCCCAATAGAAAATGAAAATCCCGATATGCGGATATCAGAAAGCccgaaaaaaacaaaagaaaaacctACGCTTTTCAGTAAATATTCCATAATTATAGATGCATTTGCACATAGATTCTCTGCGGCATTGTACAATGCAGTATTTTCGTTTGTTTCCAATAGACAAAAACTGAGAGACCTAAAATGCTGATATTACCAgaaagaaaaatgaaatacGAGAGTTAAATTTATATTAGGAGATATTTCATAGCTATACAGATATGCAGGCTCATGTTGCCTGGGGTTATAAACAATGGTATAATTTTATTCAACTCTTTGAAATTTGAGAGCTTGTGATGTAATTTGTATTTTGAATAaagaaatgaaataaacaaatatattattattataaaaataatttaatccTGAAATTATTGTCCagtttgtaattttttttttttataa is from Drosophila suzukii chromosome 3, CBGP_Dsuzu_IsoJpt1.0, whole genome shotgun sequence and encodes:
- the LOC108013900 gene encoding LOW QUALITY PROTEIN: uncharacterized protein (The sequence of the model RefSeq protein was modified relative to this genomic sequence to represent the inferred CDS: inserted 1 base in 1 codon; substituted 2 bases at 2 genomic stop codons); this translates as MPCQDINVXGSGVLFELNKCQRRGKQLKQLYGAPPVTPPCIYSQTLLYSICMSCQSALKTQNINTLTPSFLSGCRKQTTHKRRTQTQTHGGPGTQILVHCSRRWRHKTPCWIIQLDAISRHNARYAPPSLQPTANGTRXXQQQQQRQREMQQQLQQDEGRRTRAAHTADEVAIQSHKHVERGRKVSAKPAKVSNNAEPGKGFNKGPRHDDRLQDEDEVEDGDGNGDGDENLARSWG
- the LOC118877975 gene encoding uncharacterized protein: MCKKLNILKKFNICTKYRACIFWACINIVVGIAFIPLVMDFVRREKLPVAVLVVGCICGATFIISGFMLLIGVLKGFRCLVCSSIVFCGIGIFFLQWLIIPLALYFIFSFVVYNYYQVDLSPDDRYRVPRRFS